The Periplaneta americana isolate PAMFEO1 chromosome 2, P.americana_PAMFEO1_priV1, whole genome shotgun sequence genome has a window encoding:
- the LOC138694675 gene encoding uncharacterized protein: MPINEESSEMKKWKEIAIRDQQEFFKSSRKSELVEYKPSNYINLKRNIGFAFSDLPTEEPNESNDFTGYPKKQLKHINAVFDLIKKQKEKHNDKLNIQLDFIYVFLKVGNDHIKVSLIRMPESDCLNKRDGFIFIDSCPRLYKGWQDYLDNNRLPDCVMCYPRNGIYSEINNSLQLDFSISPAGKIGMKVVQGLDVAATIVGLVAAGVRIIALFTPVPLPIASTATVGTVSSGGYAAGRSIHTLVDRSRHKQSIGLDNAESRNCWLGIGGSAIGIASGGAVAAAAKMAQAGETVSLAGQIAMKSITATSCIVNALGVANGLANIVVKVIDDEPLSTLDIFQFSSSVLFFTCSVISTYQAKTLLNSISKGENVTKMMSRISEFASNTEETFTGVVELSQCEGLTGFIIGNTSIMNSPSVQQSFLTLWKWTCTKIDKLTKSLLKGVITTTKYMHKVGCLLYNLWESWNKEIDEVVEKICKAFGVKHWSDIVIEGSRILTECEPSKIREIAGTIISEIRAMNINNIPVEYSDRTRITAGINASDRAVEEPVPGPRQMRSFHESVNEETQTALSGDEIFNIQAKFVELQHCKSLPDFLRYMKFVCKFVKAEVDKERNNYDEMLRMVREYSPDVNIEDFNKKYGICGSPGGHFFHKVLNKFTSKDGDGFFMLKLAYDSKNACLSAQEQENERFCENEDCAIDYFYNKTGLAPNGFLNKDQFCELATELTEKHCDESNVTIEENGNTSVLQINGGQTVIAVQSYLEGGKVSGIVCMHRSALQ; this comes from the exons ATGCCTATTAATGAGGAGTCCTctgaaatgaagaaatggaaagaaatagcAATTAGAGATCAGCAAGAATTTTTTAAATCTTCAAGAAAATCTGAACTTGTGGAATATAAACCTTCAAATTATATCAATTTGAAGAGAAACATTGGCTTTGCTTTTTCTGATCTCCCTACAGAAGAACCAAATGAGTCAAATGACTTCACAGGTTACCCAAAGAAACAGCTAAAGCATATTAATGCAGTTTTTGATCTAATCAAAAAACAGAAAGAGAAGCACAATGATAAGTTGAATATACAAttagattttatttatgtttttctgAAAGTTGGTAATGATCATATAAAAGTTTCATTGATTCGAATGCCAGAATCTGACTGTCTGAACAAGAGAGATGGTTTCATATTCATTGATTCTTGTCCCAGATTATACAAGGGATGGCAGGATTATTTGGATAACAACAGGCTGCCAGATTGTGTTATGTGCTATCCTAGAAATGGCATTTATTCAGAAATCAACAACTCTTTACAACTCGATTTTAGTATCTCTCCAGCTGGGAAGATTGGAATGAAAGTCGTACAGGGGTTAGATGTTGCAGCAACCATCGTGGGACTGGTAGCTGCTGGAGTTAGAATTATAGCATTGTTTACTCCAGTTCCCTTGCCCATTGCTTCAA ctGCCACCGTAGGAACAGTGTCTAGTGGTGGATATGCTGCTGGACGTAGCATTCACACTCTTGTGGATAGAAGCAGACATAAACAGAGCATCGGGCTTGACAACGCAGAATCTCGCAACTGCTGGTTGGGAATTGGAGGAAGCGCTATTGGAATTGCTTCTGGAGGAGCTGTTGCAGCTGCTGCTAAAATGGCTCAAGCGGGTGAGACAGTGTCATTAGCAGGCCAGATCGCAATGAAATCAATAACAGCTACGTCTTGTATTGTTAATGCTTTAGGAGTAGCTAATGGACTTGCTAATATTGTTGTAAAGGTAATTGATGATGAACCATTGTCAACTTTGGATATATTCCAGTTCTCTTCTTCTGTCCTTTTCTTCACATGCTCTGTTATTTCTACGTATCAAGCAAAGACTTTGTTAAATAGCATTTCAAAAGGTGAAAATGTGACGAAAATGATGTCCCGAATTTCTGAATTTGCAAGTAATACCGAGGAAACATTCACTGGAGTTGTAGAACTTAGCCAGTGTGAAGGTCTTACTGGTTTCATCATAGGAAATACTTCCATAATGAATTCTCCATCTGTACAACAGTCTTTCTTGACACTCTGGAAATGGACATGTACAAAAATTGATAAGCTTACCAAGAGTCTGCTGAAAGGCGTCATTACTACGACGAAGTACATGCATAAAGTTGGGTGTCTTCTTTATAACTTGTGGGAATCTTGGAATAAAGAAATAGACGAAGTTGTTGAAAAGATCTGCAAGGCATTTGGCGTTAAGCACTGGTCGGACATAGTAATTGAGGGCTCCAGGATTCTGACTGAATGTGAGCCCAGTAAAATTAGAGAAATAGCTGGAACTATAATTTCGGAAATAAGAGCAATGAACATTAACAATATACCAGTCGAATATTCTGACAGAACCCGCATAACTGCGGGAATTAATGCCAGTGACAGAGCTGTTGAAGAGCCAGTACCAGGACCTCGACAGATGCGTAGTTTTCATGAGAGTGTCAATGAAGAGACTCAGACTGCTTTGTCTGGTGATGAGATATTCAACATTCAAGCAAAGTTTGTAGAGTTACAGCATTGCAAGTCTCTACCAGATTTCCTAAGATACatgaaatttgtatgtaaattTGTAAAAGCAGAAGttgataaagaaagaaacaactaTGATGAAATGTTGAGAATGGTGCGCGAGTACTCTCCAGATGTGAATATCGAGGATTTTAATAAGAAGTACGGAATATGTGGAAGTCCTGGCGGTCATTTTTTTCATAAAGTGCTGAACAAATTCACATCTAAAGACGGAGATGGATTTTTCATGCTCAAATTGGCATATGACAGCAAAAATGCTTGCCTGTCAGCACAAGAGCAAGAAAACGAAAgattttgtgaaaatgaagatTGTGCCATTGATTACTTCTATAATAAGACAGGACTGGCCCCAAATGGATTTTTGAACAAAGATCAGTTCTGTGAGTTAGCGACAGAACTGACAGAGAAGCATTGTGATGAATCCAATGTAACAATTGAAGAAAATGGAAATACCTCTGTGCTGCAGATCAATGGCGGACAAACAGTAATAGCTGTGCAAAGTTACCTTGAAGGTGGAAAAGTCTCTGGTATTGTTTGTATGCACCGCAGTGCTTTGCAATGA